In Peromyscus leucopus breed LL Stock chromosome 16_21, UCI_PerLeu_2.1, whole genome shotgun sequence, a single genomic region encodes these proteins:
- the Pp2d1 gene encoding protein phosphatase 2C-like domain-containing protein 1 codes for MEQSKDTEKDNVQRNIDSELSGPLRVFWRSKEWDSKASKFASDESLTQEKKISGKKKGKRKRRRTPSDHVESNEQLSSCQRVTFPCSVCHQEINAAQTFLHKKHHNALSMLGFQWMGGKKPKPSVVSIQRQLVISKLLTSFMFSEKVLQSLNYAFELLWKKQVPSYFRLCDKVGQTSTHSPNISHLLIKGVAICGNSNSTWKADPDGKFTIMNDFGDKANVCFFGLFDGHHGNAAADLASKEFQVLLLHQLSKQDPSYQMTAEQQQLIDSFQTVFREEYRATEEAFSSAYKTFRTNRREYEEIHKVFAKAFWRMDRLLRLGRNEVSRVRWSGCSALTCILEGVIKNPYTNKDWAKMDQQCADSFPSQKIPQIISGVLHIANAGNVQAVLCRNGKGFCLTKEHTTRNTKERIRVLQRGAVISSNGLLEGHIKTTRGLGFHGNLTLKKFIIPAPHTISVPIDDLCQFLILATDGLWEVLDKKEVTALVITLFHAYKQTCASGPKNKSWPSKEPLSPSDSNIRVLFQYKPEYEEVMSTTSLTKRSSNSVFSEACIYQTKNTETFPSEVTNYDPCSKKELYAKNFYGGAAEYIGRELISTALEGGSRDSITVMVMFLNGSEYQLLS; via the exons ATGGAGCAAAGTAAGGACACTGAAAAAGATAACGTCCAAAGGAACATAGATTCAGAACTGAGTGGTCCTTTAAG AGTATTTTGGAGATCAAAAGAGTGGGATTCCAAAGCTTCAAAATTTGCTTCAGACGAGTCGCTGACACAAGAGAAAAAGATTAGTGGTAAAAAAAAGGGAAAGCGTAAGAGACGAAGAACCCCAAGTGACCATGTGGAGTCTAATGAGCAGCTGAGTTCCTGTCAAAGAGTCACATTCCCCTGCTCTGTCTGCCACCAAGAAATCAATGCAGCTCAAACTTTTCTCCATAAGAAACATCACAATGCTCTGAGTATGCTGGGTTTCCAGTGGATGGGAGGGAAGAAACCGAAGCCCTCTGTGGTCAGTATTCAGAGACAGTTAGTGATTTCTAAACTATTGACATCTTTCATGTTCAGTGAAAAAGTTCTTCAGAGTTTGAATTACGCATTTGAGCTGCTTTGGAAGAAACAAGTCCCATCATACTTCAGACTTTGTGATAAGGTTGGCCAGACTTCTACACATTCTCCAAATATCTCCCACCTGCTGATTAAAGGTGTAGCCATCTGTGGCAACAGTAATTCAACCTGGAAAGCTGACCCAGATGGTAAATTCACGATCATGAATGATTTTGGTGATAAAGCCAATGTgtgcttttttggtttgtttgatggCCATCATGGCAATGCAGCAGCAGATCTGGCATCAAAGGAGTTCCAGGTTTTACTTCTCCATCAACTGTCTAAACAGGATCCTTCCTACCAAATGACAGCTGAGCAGCAGCAACTGATTGATTCCTTTCAGACTGTGTTCAGGGAAGAATACAGAGCCACAGAAGAGGCCTTCTCTTCTGCATACAAAACCTTCAGAACCAATAGACGGGAGTATGAAGAAATACACAAAGTCTTTGCAAAGGCATTTTGGAGAATGGATAGGCTTCTACGGCTCGGAAGGAACGAGGTTTCCCGGGTTCGGTGGAGCGGCTGCTCTGCGCTCACTTGTATATTAGAGGGTGTGATTAAGAACCCATACACTAATAAGGACTGGGCAAAAATGGATCAGCAGTGCGCTGACAGTTTTCCCTCCCAAAAGATCCCACAGATCATCTCTGGAGTTTTACACATTGCAAATGCTG GCAATGTGCAAGCCGTCTTATGCAGAAATGGAAAAGGGTTTTGTCTGACCAAAGAACACACTACACGAAACACCAAAGAGAGAATAAGAGTCCTTCAGAGAGGAGCAGTCATCAGTTCAAATGGCCTCCTGGAAGGGCACATAAAAACCACCAGAGGTCTTGGATTCCATGGAAACCTCACACTGAAGAAATTCATTATTCCAGCACCCCACACGATTTCTGTCCCTATAGATGATTTATGTCAGTTTCTCATCTTAGCCACTGATGGGCTTTGGGAAGTTCTGGATAAGAAGGAAGTCACTGCACTGGTAATAACCTTGTTTCATGCATATAAACAAACATGTGCTTCTGGCCCTAAAAACAAATCCTGGCCATCTAAAGAGCCTCTTTCACCATCAGACAGTAACATCCGAGTGCTGTTCCAATACAAACCTGAATATGAAGAAGTTATGTCAACTACTAGTCTAACGAAAAGGTCATCTAATTCAGTATTTTCTGAAGCTTGCATTTATCAaactaaaaatacagaaacatttCCTTCAGAAGTGACTAACTATGACCCTTGCAGCAAGAAAGAACTATATGCTAAGAATTTCTATGGAGGTGCAGCTGAGTACATTGGTCGTGAACTTATAAGTACTGCTTTAGAAGGTGGTTCCAGAGACAGCATTACTGTTATGGTAATGTTTCTAAATGGCAGTGAGTATCAGCTGCTGTCATAA